In one Streptomyces sp. T12 genomic region, the following are encoded:
- a CDS encoding homoserine dehydrogenase: MMRTRPLKVALLGCGVVGSEVARIMTTHAEDLAARIGAPVELAGVAVRRPSKVREGIDPALVTTDATALVKRGDIDVVVEVIGGIEPARTLITTAFEHGASVVSANKALLAQDGAALHAAAEQHGRDLYYEAAVAGAIPLIRPLRESLAGDKVNRVLGIVNGTTNFILDKMDSTGAGYQEALDEATALGYAEADPTADVEGFDAAAKAAILAGIAFHTRVRLDDVYREGMTEVTAADFASAKNMGCTIKLLAICERAEDGASVTARVHPAMIPLTHPLASVRGAYNAVFVESDASGQLMFYGPGAGGSPTASAVLGDLVAVCRNRLSGATGPGESAYAALTVSPMGDVVTRYHISLDVADKPGVLAQVATVFAEHGVSIDTVRQQGKDGEASLVVVTHRASDAALSGTVEALRKLDTVRGVASIMRVEGE, translated from the coding sequence ATGATGCGTACGCGTCCGCTGAAGGTGGCGCTGCTGGGCTGTGGGGTTGTCGGCTCAGAGGTGGCGCGCATCATGACGACGCACGCCGAAGACCTCGCCGCCAGGATCGGGGCGCCCGTGGAGCTCGCGGGGGTGGCCGTACGGCGGCCCTCCAAGGTCCGTGAGGGCATCGACCCCGCGCTCGTCACCACCGACGCGACCGCCCTCGTCAAACGCGGCGACATCGATGTGGTGGTCGAGGTCATCGGGGGCATCGAGCCCGCCCGCACCCTCATCACCACCGCCTTCGAGCACGGCGCGTCCGTCGTGTCGGCGAACAAGGCGCTCCTCGCCCAGGACGGCGCCGCCCTGCACGCCGCCGCCGAGCAGCACGGCCGTGACCTCTACTACGAGGCGGCCGTCGCCGGCGCCATCCCGCTGATCCGGCCGCTGCGGGAGTCCCTCGCCGGCGACAAGGTCAATCGGGTGCTCGGCATCGTCAACGGCACGACGAACTTCATCCTCGACAAGATGGACTCGACCGGCGCCGGGTACCAGGAGGCCCTCGACGAGGCCACCGCCCTGGGGTACGCCGAAGCCGACCCCACCGCCGACGTCGAGGGCTTCGACGCCGCCGCCAAGGCCGCCATCCTCGCCGGAATCGCGTTCCACACGCGCGTGCGCCTCGACGACGTCTACCGCGAGGGCATGACCGAGGTCACCGCCGCCGACTTCGCCTCCGCGAAGAACATGGGCTGCACCATCAAGCTGCTCGCCATCTGCGAGCGGGCCGAGGACGGCGCCTCCGTCACCGCGCGCGTGCATCCCGCCATGATCCCGCTGACCCACCCGCTCGCCTCCGTGCGCGGCGCGTACAACGCCGTGTTCGTCGAGTCCGACGCCTCCGGGCAGCTCATGTTCTACGGCCCCGGCGCGGGCGGTTCCCCGACCGCGTCCGCCGTGCTCGGCGACCTCGTCGCCGTCTGCCGCAACCGGCTCAGCGGGGCAACGGGGCCCGGCGAGTCGGCGTACGCCGCCCTGACCGTGTCGCCGATGGGTGACGTCGTCACGCGCTACCACATCAGCCTCGATGTGGCGGACAAACCGGGTGTTCTCGCCCAGGTGGCGACCGTGTTCGCCGAGCACGGAGTCTCGATCGATACGGTTCGCCAGCAGGGCAAGGACGGCGAGGCCTCCCTCGTCGTCGTCACCCACCGTGCGTCCGACGCGGCCCTCAGCGGGACCGTGGAGGCGCTGCGCAAGCTCGACACCGTGCGGGGTGTCGCCAGCATCATGCGGGTTGAAGGAGAGTAA
- the thrC gene encoding threonine synthase produces the protein MTHQWRGIIEEYRDRLPVSDTTPVVTLREGGTPLVPAQVLSERTGCEVHLKVEGANPTGSFKDRGMTMAISKAKEEGAKAVICASTGNTSASAAAYAVRAGMVSAVLVPQGKIALGKMGQALVHGAKILQVDGNFDDCLTLARDLSDNYPVALVNSVNPVRIEGQKTAAFEIVDMLGNAPDIHVLPVGNAGNITAYWKGYTEYAADGIAERTPRMWGFQASGSAPIVRGEVVKDPSTIATAIRIGNPASWQYALAARDESGGLIDEVTDREILRAYRLLAAQEGVFVEPASAASVAGLLKAAELGLVDPGQTIVCTVTGNGLKDPDWAVAGAPQPVTVPVDAATAAERLGLS, from the coding sequence ATGACCCACCAGTGGCGCGGAATCATCGAGGAGTACCGGGACCGGCTTCCCGTCTCCGACACCACGCCGGTCGTGACGCTCCGCGAGGGCGGCACGCCCCTCGTGCCCGCGCAGGTGCTCTCCGAGCGCACGGGCTGCGAGGTCCACCTGAAGGTGGAGGGCGCGAACCCGACCGGGTCCTTCAAGGACCGCGGCATGACCATGGCCATCAGCAAGGCCAAGGAGGAGGGCGCGAAGGCGGTCATCTGCGCCTCCACCGGCAACACGTCGGCCTCCGCCGCCGCCTACGCCGTGCGCGCGGGCATGGTTTCGGCCGTTCTCGTCCCGCAGGGCAAGATCGCGCTCGGCAAGATGGGCCAGGCCCTCGTGCACGGCGCGAAGATCCTCCAGGTCGACGGCAACTTCGACGACTGCCTCACGCTCGCCCGCGACCTGAGCGACAACTACCCCGTGGCGCTGGTCAATTCGGTCAACCCGGTGCGTATCGAGGGGCAGAAGACGGCCGCCTTCGAGATCGTGGACATGCTGGGCAACGCCCCCGACATCCACGTCCTGCCGGTGGGCAACGCGGGCAACATCACCGCGTACTGGAAGGGCTACACGGAGTACGCCGCCGACGGCATCGCCGAGCGGACCCCGCGCATGTGGGGCTTCCAGGCCTCCGGCTCCGCGCCCATCGTGCGCGGCGAGGTCGTCAAGGACCCGTCGACCATCGCCACCGCCATCCGTATCGGCAACCCGGCGTCCTGGCAGTACGCGCTCGCCGCGCGGGACGAGTCCGGCGGCCTCATCGACGAGGTGACGGACCGTGAAATCCTGCGCGCCTACCGGCTGTTGGCCGCGCAGGAGGGCGTCTTCGTGGAGCCCGCCTCGGCCGCGTCCGTCGCCGGTCTGCTGAAGGCCGCCGAGCTGGGCCTGGTCGACCCGGGCCAGACGATCGTCTGCACCGTCACCGGCAATGGCCTCAAGGACCCCGACTGGGCCGTCGCCGGCGCCCCGCAGCCCGTCACCGTCCCGGTCGACGCGGCGACGGCGGCCGAGCGGCTCGGACTGTCGTAA
- the thrB gene encoding homoserine kinase, with translation MAGPAFRAAAVRVRVPATSANLGPGFDALGLSLGLYDDVVVRVADSGLHIDIAGEGSETLPRDEKHLLVRSLRTAFDLLGGQPRGLEIVCANRIPHGRGLGSSSAAICAGIVAARAVTIGGEAKLDDTALLELATEIEGHPDNVAACLLGGFTLSWMEGGAARAIRMDPADSIVPVVFVPGKPVLTETARGLLPRTVPHVDAATNAGRAALLVEALTRRPELLLPATEDRLHQEYRAPAMPESAALVERLRADGVPAVISGAGPTVLALVDADSADKVAHLAGDGWAANRLELDAQGASVLPLAP, from the coding sequence ATGGCCGGTCCAGCCTTCCGCGCCGCCGCCGTCCGGGTGCGCGTCCCCGCCACCAGCGCCAACCTCGGCCCGGGCTTCGACGCCCTCGGCCTGTCGCTGGGGCTCTACGACGACGTGGTCGTCCGGGTGGCCGACTCCGGGCTGCACATCGACATCGCGGGTGAGGGCAGCGAGACGCTGCCGCGTGACGAAAAGCACCTTCTCGTACGGTCCCTGCGCACCGCCTTCGATCTGCTCGGCGGCCAGCCGCGCGGCCTGGAGATCGTCTGCGCCAACCGCATCCCGCACGGCCGGGGCCTCGGCTCCTCCTCGGCCGCCATCTGCGCCGGCATCGTCGCCGCGCGCGCGGTGACCATAGGCGGCGAGGCCAAGCTCGACGACACGGCCCTCCTGGAGCTCGCCACCGAGATCGAGGGCCACCCCGACAACGTGGCGGCCTGTCTGCTCGGCGGCTTCACCCTCTCGTGGATGGAGGGCGGTGCCGCGCGGGCGATCAGGATGGACCCTGCCGATTCCATCGTTCCGGTGGTTTTCGTGCCCGGAAAGCCGGTCCTGACCGAGACCGCGCGCGGCCTGCTCCCGCGCACCGTGCCGCACGTCGACGCCGCCACCAACGCGGGTCGGGCAGCCCTGCTCGTCGAGGCCCTCACCAGGCGCCCCGAGCTGTTGCTGCCCGCCACCGAGGACCGTCTCCACCAGGAGTACCGCGCACCTGCGATGCCGGAGAGCGCGGCGCTGGTGGAGCGGCTGCGGGCCGACGGCGTCCCGGCGGTGATCTCCGGCGCGGGCCCCACCGTTCTGGCGTTGGTCGATGCCGACAGCGCCGACAAGGTCGCCCATCTGGCAGGCGACGGCTGGGCCGCGAACCGGCTCGAGCTGGACGCCCAGGGAGCGAGCGTGCTGCCGCTTGCGCCCTGA
- the rho gene encoding transcription termination factor Rho, whose product MSDTTDLMGARVEETAAAPATDASAPASGAGSRRRRGTGLEGMVLAELQQVASGLGIRGTARMRKSQLIEVIKEAQAGGGAAAPKAASAAGDATETKPKRRATSKARTGEAAEKKAEKAAEAPAEKAVAQQQIEIPGQPASEDAPVERRRRRATADAGAPAAAPETVAAEAKSEPKAETPAQSQGDAGEGGEGRRRDRRERGRDRDRGDRGDRGDRRKGDDQQGGGRQDRGQQQNQQQSGGGRQDRDRDRQQQDDDDFEGGRRGRRGRYRDRRGRRGRDEMGGAEPQINEDDVLIPVAGILDILDNYAFIRTSGYLPGPNDVYVSLAQVRKNGLRKGDHITGAVRQPKEGERREKFNALVRLDSVNGMAPEHGRGRPEFNKLTPLYPQDRLRLETDPGVLTTRIIDLVSPIGKGQRGLIVAPPKTGKTMIMQAIANAITHNNPECHLMVVLVDERPEEVTDMQRSVKGEVISSTFDRPAEDHTTVAELAIERAKRLVELGHDVVVLLDSITRLGRAYNLAAPASGRILSGGVDSTALYPPKRFFGAARNIEDGGSLTILATALVDTGSRMDEVIFEEFKGTGNMELKLDRKLADKRIFPAVDVDASGTRKEEILLGNEELAVVWKLRRVLHALDQQQAIELLLDKMKQTKSNVEFLMQIQKTTPTPGNGD is encoded by the coding sequence GTGAGCGACACCACCGATCTGATGGGCGCACGTGTCGAGGAGACCGCTGCCGCGCCCGCCACGGACGCCTCCGCGCCTGCCAGCGGTGCCGGCTCCCGGCGGCGCCGCGGTACCGGCCTCGAGGGCATGGTGCTGGCCGAGCTGCAGCAGGTCGCATCCGGCCTCGGCATCAGGGGCACCGCGCGCATGCGCAAGAGCCAGCTGATCGAGGTCATCAAGGAGGCGCAGGCCGGGGGAGGTGCCGCGGCTCCCAAGGCTGCATCTGCCGCCGGGGACGCCACCGAGACCAAGCCCAAGCGCCGCGCCACCTCCAAGGCTCGTACCGGCGAAGCCGCCGAGAAGAAGGCGGAGAAGGCGGCTGAGGCCCCCGCCGAGAAGGCCGTGGCCCAGCAGCAGATCGAGATCCCCGGCCAGCCGGCCAGCGAGGACGCCCCGGTCGAGCGCCGCCGTCGTCGCGCCACCGCCGACGCCGGTGCCCCCGCGGCCGCCCCCGAGACGGTCGCGGCCGAGGCGAAGAGCGAGCCGAAGGCCGAGACGCCCGCGCAGTCGCAGGGCGACGCCGGTGAGGGCGGCGAGGGCCGTCGTCGCGACCGCCGTGAGCGCGGTCGGGACCGTGACCGCGGTGACCGTGGTGACCGCGGGGACCGTCGCAAGGGCGACGACCAGCAGGGCGGCGGCCGTCAGGACCGCGGCCAGCAGCAGAACCAGCAGCAGAGCGGCGGCGGCCGTCAGGACCGTGACCGCGACCGCCAGCAGCAGGACGACGACGACTTCGAGGGTGGCCGCCGGGGCCGTCGCGGGCGTTACCGCGACCGCCGTGGCCGTCGTGGCCGCGACGAGATGGGCGGCGCCGAGCCGCAGATCAACGAGGACGACGTCCTGATCCCGGTCGCGGGCATCCTGGACATCCTCGACAACTACGCCTTCATCCGTACGTCGGGCTACCTGCCGGGTCCCAACGACGTGTACGTCTCCCTCGCCCAGGTCCGCAAGAACGGCCTGCGCAAGGGCGACCACATCACCGGTGCGGTCCGTCAGCCCAAGGAAGGCGAGCGGCGCGAGAAGTTCAACGCGCTGGTGCGCCTCGACTCCGTCAACGGCATGGCGCCCGAACACGGCCGCGGCCGCCCGGAGTTCAACAAGCTCACCCCGCTGTACCCGCAGGACCGGCTCCGTCTGGAGACCGACCCGGGCGTGCTGACCACCCGCATCATCGACCTCGTGTCGCCGATCGGTAAGGGCCAGCGCGGTCTGATCGTGGCCCCGCCGAAGACCGGTAAGACCATGATCATGCAGGCGATCGCCAACGCGATCACGCACAACAACCCCGAGTGCCACCTGATGGTCGTCCTGGTCGACGAGCGTCCGGAAGAGGTCACCGACATGCAGCGGTCGGTGAAGGGCGAGGTCATCTCCTCGACCTTCGACCGCCCGGCCGAAGACCACACGACGGTCGCCGAGCTCGCCATCGAGCGTGCGAAGCGGCTCGTCGAGCTGGGCCACGACGTGGTTGTCCTGCTGGACTCCATCACGCGTCTGGGCCGTGCCTACAACCTCGCCGCCCCCGCCTCCGGCCGCATCCTGTCCGGTGGTGTCGACTCGACCGCGCTGTACCCGCCGAAGCGCTTCTTCGGTGCCGCGCGCAACATCGAGGACGGTGGCTCGCTCACCATCCTGGCGACGGCTCTCGTCGACACCGGGTCCCGCATGGACGAGGTGATCTTCGAGGAGTTCAAGGGCACCGGCAACATGGAGCTCAAGCTCGACCGGAAGCTCGCCGACAAGCGCATCTTCCCGGCGGTGGACGTCGACGCGTCCGGTACCCGTAAGGAAGAGATCCTGCTCGGCAACGAGGAGCTCGCCGTCGTCTGGAAGCTGCGGCGTGTGCTGCACGCGCTGGACCAGCAGCAGGCCATCGAGCTGCTTCTCGACAAGATGAAGCAGACCAAGTCGAACGTCGAGTTCCTGATGCAGATCCAGAAGACGACGCCGACGCCCGGCAACGGCGACTGA
- a CDS encoding trypsin-like serine protease, with the protein MRFGLPVAAAGLAAAVAAALLTSSAGAATAQPKPTVEPATSSASLAELERRVAGAVAGDDTAGEPAAKSSYSASTSSSGDSTVSPMVIGGTTTSITSAPWMAQLWYYDDQGTADEADDLGFFCGGAVVAPTKILTAAHCVKGYDWYNYGAVVTGTAQLPTTDDAGNTDLHGGTVTLPHRQWNHPSYNATTIDNDIAVITLANAVKATPIRMTTSGDTASYTAGTNAKVYGWGRTSSTSQDVSETLKTATLPVQSDSTCTGYYGSGFIKGHMVCAGPPASGSDSGTTSACNGDSGGPLVVNGRIVGVVSWGVQDCVAKGAYSVFAKVSSYVGAAYPRVDDTNVSGDHRADLWLRNASTKTGYSKDSNGTSFAARESWGDWSGVDVVLQTDLDRDGYQDLVYRRSSDGAMFWTHYVQASGSWATKTLFSNWKTRTRIVAPGDVTGDYLPDLLSVDSGGTLWIYPGTGNGSFATPVKVGTGWNQYNSLRGHGDFTGDGKTDLIARSKTGGYVYLFKGTGKAGTGAFATRIKVRTWSTYTAFDAVGDVTGDGRADFLARNSAGTLYLYPGTGKATSEIFATPKSVGTDFNQYDIFG; encoded by the coding sequence ATTCGTTTCGGGCTGCCCGTCGCCGCCGCCGGCCTCGCCGCGGCCGTCGCCGCAGCGCTGTTGACCTCGTCCGCGGGGGCCGCTACCGCGCAGCCCAAGCCCACCGTGGAGCCCGCCACCAGTTCGGCCTCGCTCGCCGAGCTGGAGCGGCGCGTCGCGGGAGCCGTCGCCGGTGACGACACCGCGGGGGAGCCGGCCGCGAAGTCGTCGTACAGCGCGAGCACCAGCAGCTCCGGTGACTCCACCGTGAGCCCCATGGTCATCGGTGGCACCACGACCAGCATCACCTCGGCGCCCTGGATGGCGCAGCTCTGGTACTACGACGACCAGGGCACCGCCGACGAGGCCGACGACCTCGGGTTCTTCTGCGGGGGCGCCGTCGTCGCGCCGACGAAGATCCTCACCGCCGCGCACTGCGTCAAGGGCTACGACTGGTACAACTACGGCGCCGTCGTCACCGGCACCGCCCAGCTGCCGACCACCGACGACGCCGGCAACACCGACCTGCACGGCGGCACCGTCACGCTGCCGCACCGGCAGTGGAACCACCCGTCGTACAACGCGACGACGATCGACAACGACATCGCCGTCATCACGCTGGCGAACGCGGTCAAGGCGACGCCGATCCGCATGACGACGTCCGGCGACACCGCCTCGTACACCGCCGGGACGAACGCCAAGGTCTACGGCTGGGGCCGCACCAGCTCCACCAGCCAGGACGTCTCCGAGACGCTGAAGACGGCCACGCTGCCCGTCCAGTCCGACAGCACCTGCACGGGCTACTACGGCAGCGGGTTCATCAAGGGCCACATGGTCTGCGCGGGCCCGCCCGCCAGCGGCAGCGACAGCGGCACCACCTCCGCCTGCAACGGTGACTCCGGCGGGCCGCTCGTGGTGAACGGCCGGATCGTCGGTGTCGTCTCCTGGGGTGTGCAGGACTGCGTCGCCAAGGGCGCGTACAGCGTGTTCGCCAAGGTCAGCAGCTATGTCGGTGCCGCCTACCCGCGGGTCGACGACACCAACGTCAGCGGTGACCACCGGGCCGACCTGTGGCTGCGCAACGCGTCCACGAAGACCGGCTACTCGAAGGACTCCAACGGCACCTCGTTCGCCGCGCGCGAGTCCTGGGGCGACTGGAGCGGCGTCGATGTCGTCCTGCAGACCGACCTCGACCGGGACGGCTACCAGGACCTGGTGTACCGGCGCAGCTCCGACGGTGCCATGTTCTGGACGCACTATGTGCAGGCCAGCGGCTCCTGGGCGACCAAGACGCTCTTCAGCAACTGGAAGACGCGCACCCGTATCGTCGCCCCGGGCGACGTCACCGGCGACTACCTGCCCGACCTGCTCTCGGTCGACTCCGGCGGCACCCTGTGGATCTACCCGGGCACGGGCAACGGCTCCTTCGCCACCCCGGTCAAGGTCGGCACCGGCTGGAACCAGTACAACTCCCTGCGCGGCCACGGCGACTTCACCGGCGACGGCAAGACCGACCTGATCGCGCGCAGCAAGACGGGCGGCTACGTCTACCTGTTCAAGGGCACCGGCAAGGCAGGCACCGGCGCCTTCGCCACCCGCATCAAGGTGCGCACCTGGTCGACGTACACCGCCTTCGACGCCGTCGGTGACGTCACCGGCGACGGCAGGGCCGACTTCCTGGCCCGCAACTCCGCCGGCACGCTCTACCTGTACCCGGGCACCGGCAAGGCCACCAGCGAGATCTTTGCCACACCGAAGTCCGTCGGCACCGATTTCAATCAGTACGACATCTTCGGCTGA
- a CDS encoding LCP family protein, whose amino-acid sequence MSAESTPEPGIPGQTGSTGPRHRAKGRRRKPRSKRKGLLITAWTAAGIVVLGGTGAGYLYFKLNGNLKSVDIDQALGTERPEKVDNGSENILVLGSDTRSGSNKDLGGGTDDGSARSDTAMIVHVYEGHKKASVVSIPRDTLVDRPRCTDTNGDTHDAASGVMFNESYSTGGAACAVKTVESITGIRMDHYLEVDFSGFQKLIDELGGVGVTTTKNINDPDSHLNLKAGTHQLTGKQALGLVRTRHGVGDGSDLGRIQLQQAFIKALINQVKDINLFGNPKRLYDLANTATKTVTTDSDLGTVNKLMSFAGGLKGISSKNMTMVTMPVQYDPADPNRVIVEKKKSQLVWDALKNDRAIPKAATEGTATGDAKGVVS is encoded by the coding sequence GTGTCCGCCGAGAGCACGCCGGAGCCCGGCATACCGGGTCAGACCGGCTCCACAGGTCCGCGCCACCGCGCCAAGGGCCGCCGTCGCAAGCCCCGTAGCAAGCGCAAGGGCCTGCTGATCACGGCCTGGACGGCCGCCGGGATCGTGGTCCTGGGCGGCACCGGAGCCGGGTACCTGTACTTCAAGCTCAACGGCAACCTCAAGAGCGTCGACATCGACCAGGCCCTCGGCACCGAGCGGCCCGAGAAGGTCGACAACGGCTCGGAGAACATCCTCGTCCTCGGCTCGGACACCCGCTCCGGCAGCAACAAGGATCTCGGCGGCGGCACCGACGACGGCAGCGCCCGCTCGGACACGGCGATGATCGTGCACGTCTACGAGGGCCACAAGAAGGCCAGCGTGGTCTCCATCCCGCGCGACACCCTCGTCGACCGCCCCCGGTGCACCGACACCAACGGCGACACACACGACGCGGCGTCCGGCGTGATGTTCAACGAGTCGTACTCCACGGGGGGCGCGGCCTGCGCGGTGAAGACCGTCGAGTCCATCACCGGCATCCGCATGGACCACTATCTGGAGGTCGACTTCTCCGGCTTCCAGAAGCTCATCGACGAGCTCGGCGGCGTCGGGGTCACCACCACCAAGAACATCAACGACCCCGACAGCCACCTCAACCTCAAGGCCGGCACCCACCAGCTCACCGGCAAGCAGGCCCTCGGCCTGGTCCGCACCCGGCACGGGGTGGGCGACGGATCCGACCTCGGCCGCATCCAGCTCCAGCAGGCCTTCATCAAGGCGCTGATCAACCAGGTCAAGGACATCAACCTCTTCGGCAACCCCAAGAGGCTCTACGACCTGGCCAACACCGCCACCAAGACGGTGACGACCGACTCCGACCTGGGCACGGTCAACAAGCTCATGTCCTTCGCGGGCGGCCTGAAGGGCATCAGCTCCAAGAACATGACCATGGTCACGATGCCGGTCCAGTACGACCCGGCGGACCCGAACCGGGTGATCGTGGAGAAGAAGAAGTCCCAGCTGGTGTGGGACGCCCTGAAGAACGACAGGGCGATCCCGAAGGCGGCCACCGAAGGCACGGCCACAGGTGACGCCAAGGGCGTGGTGAGTTAG
- the rpmE gene encoding 50S ribosomal protein L31 — translation MKRDIHPEYVETQVSCTCGASFTTRSTIESGTIRAEVCSECHPFYTGKQKILDTGGRVARFEARFGKATAGSKK, via the coding sequence TTGAAGCGCGACATCCACCCCGAGTACGTCGAGACGCAGGTCAGCTGCACCTGTGGCGCGTCGTTCACCACCCGTAGCACGATCGAGAGCGGCACCATCCGCGCCGAGGTCTGCTCCGAGTGCCACCCGTTCTACACGGGCAAGCAGAAGATCCTCGACACCGGTGGCCGTGTGGCCCGCTTCGAGGCCCGCTTCGGCAAGGCAACTGCCGGCTCCAAGAAGTAG
- the prfA gene encoding peptide chain release factor 1, with the protein MFEAVEDLVVEHADLETKLADPSVHADQANARKLNKRYAELTPIVATYRSWKQTGDDMETARELAADDPEFAAEVKELDKQREELTEKLRLLLVPRDPSDDKDVILEIKAGAGGDESALFAGDLLRMYLRYAERVGWKTEIIDSTESELGGYKDVQVAVKTKGGQGATEPGQGVWARLKYEGGVHRVQRVPATESQGRIHTSAAGVLVTPEAEEIDVEINPNDLRIDVYRSSGPGGQSVNTTDSAVRITHVPTGVVASCQNEKSQLQNKEQAMRILRSRLLAAAQEEAEKEAADARRSQVRTVDRSEKIRTYNFPENRISDHRVGFKAYNLDQVLDGDLDSVIQACVDADSAAKLAAA; encoded by the coding sequence ATGTTCGAGGCCGTCGAGGACCTGGTCGTTGAGCACGCCGACCTGGAGACGAAGCTCGCCGACCCGTCGGTCCACGCCGACCAGGCGAACGCGCGCAAGCTGAACAAGCGCTACGCCGAGCTCACCCCGATCGTCGCCACGTACCGCTCCTGGAAGCAGACCGGCGACGACATGGAGACCGCACGTGAACTCGCCGCCGACGACCCGGAGTTCGCCGCCGAGGTCAAGGAGCTGGACAAGCAGCGCGAGGAGCTGACGGAGAAGCTCCGCCTGCTTCTCGTCCCGCGCGACCCCAGCGACGACAAGGACGTCATCCTCGAGATCAAGGCGGGCGCGGGCGGCGACGAGTCCGCGCTGTTCGCCGGCGACCTGCTGCGCATGTACCTGCGCTATGCCGAGCGCGTCGGCTGGAAGACCGAGATCATCGACTCCACCGAGTCCGAGCTCGGCGGCTACAAGGACGTCCAGGTCGCCGTGAAGACCAAGGGCGGCCAGGGTGCCACCGAGCCCGGCCAGGGCGTGTGGGCGCGGCTGAAGTACGAGGGCGGGGTGCACCGCGTGCAGCGCGTGCCGGCGACCGAGTCCCAGGGCCGTATCCACACCTCCGCGGCCGGTGTGCTGGTCACGCCCGAGGCCGAGGAGATCGACGTCGAGATCAACCCGAACGACCTGCGCATCGACGTGTACCGGTCGTCCGGCCCGGGCGGTCAGTCCGTCAACACCACCGACTCCGCCGTGCGCATCACGCACGTTCCCACCGGAGTCGTGGCCTCCTGCCAGAACGAGAAGAGCCAGCTGCAGAACAAGGAGCAGGCTATGCGTATCCTGCGCTCCAGGCTGCTCGCAGCGGCGCAGGAGGAGGCCGAGAAGGAGGCCGCCGACGCCCGCCGCAGCCAGGTCCGCACGGTCGACCGCTCCGAGAAGATCCGCACCTACAACTTCCCGGAGAATCGCATCTCGGACCACCGCGTCGGCTTCAAGGCCTACAACCTGGACCAGGTGTTGGACGGCGACCTCGACTCGGTGATCCAGGCCTGCGTCGACGCGGACTCGGCCGCCAAGCTCGCGGCCGCGTAA
- the prmC gene encoding peptide chain release factor N(5)-glutamine methyltransferase, giving the protein MLLAEVAQATQRLADAGVPSPRNDAEELAAFVHGVKRGELHSVKDSDFDARYWEVIARREQREPLQHITGRAYFRYLELQVGPGVFVPRPETESVVGWAIDAVRAMDVVEPCIVDLCTGSGAIALALAQEVPRSRVHAVELSEDALQWTRKNVEGSRVDLRQGNALDAFPDLDGQVDLVISNPPYIPLTEWEYVAPEARDYDPELALFSGEDGLDLIRGLERTAHRLLRPGGVVVIEHADTQGGQVPWIFTEERGWADAADHPDLNNRPRFATARKALP; this is encoded by the coding sequence GTGCTGCTCGCGGAGGTGGCCCAGGCCACCCAGCGGCTGGCCGACGCCGGCGTGCCCTCGCCGCGCAACGACGCGGAGGAGCTCGCCGCGTTCGTGCACGGCGTGAAGCGGGGCGAGCTGCACTCCGTGAAGGACTCGGACTTCGACGCCCGGTACTGGGAGGTCATCGCCCGGCGTGAGCAGCGCGAGCCGCTGCAGCACATCACCGGGCGGGCCTACTTCCGGTATCTCGAACTCCAAGTCGGGCCCGGCGTGTTCGTGCCCCGCCCCGAGACCGAGTCGGTGGTCGGGTGGGCCATAGACGCCGTGCGCGCGATGGACGTCGTCGAGCCCTGCATCGTCGACCTGTGCACCGGCTCCGGCGCCATCGCGCTCGCCCTCGCCCAGGAGGTCCCGCGCTCGCGCGTGCACGCCGTGGAGCTGTCCGAGGACGCCCTGCAGTGGACCCGCAAGAACGTCGAGGGGTCCAGGGTGGACCTGCGCCAGGGCAACGCCCTGGACGCCTTCCCCGACCTCGACGGCCAGGTCGACCTGGTCATCTCCAACCCGCCCTACATCCCGCTCACCGAATGGGAGTACGTCGCTCCCGAGGCGCGGGACTACGATCCCGAACTCGCCCTGTTCTCAGGGGAGGACGGCCTCGACCTCATCCGCGGTCTGGAACGGACCGCACACCGGCTCCTGCGCCCCGGCGGCGTCGTCGTCATCGAGCACGCCGACACCCAGGGCGGCCAGGTGCCGTGGATCTTCACCGAGGAGCGGGGCTGGGCCGACGCGGCCGACCACCCCGACCTCAACAACCGCCCGAGGTTCGCGACCGCCCGCAAGGCGCTGCCGTGA